A window of the Brassica napus cultivar Da-Ae chromosome A2, Da-Ae, whole genome shotgun sequence genome harbors these coding sequences:
- the LOC111214407 gene encoding uncharacterized protein LOC111214407 → MSSSSSDEVDEALEEMVDQVVDNFIDSVIDADPNKQKRRAYIERHREQGHNQLWNDYFQENPTYPPQMFRRRFRMNKPLFLHIVERVNNEVPYFQQRRNACGRYGLSALQKCTAAIRMLAYGQSGDTYDEYLRLADSTSRLCLENFTNAIIKLFGDEYLRSPTAEDLQRLLGVGEVRGFPGMIGSIDLENERHGYAQIDTSEFESGESSRSSRVTRRDSIHVDMLGMRREVRDPAKHARLKADLMENIWQKFGDDDE, encoded by the exons atgtcttcctcatcaagtgaTGAAGTTGATGAAGCTTTAGAAGAAATGGTCGACCAAGTAGTTGATAATTTCATCGACTCAGTGATAGATGCTGACCCCAACAAGCAGAAAAGACGGGCTTATATCGAAAGACATCGTGAACAAGGACACAATCAGCTATGGAACGATTATTTCCAAGAAAATCCTACATACCCACCGCAAATGTTTAGGAggcgttttcgaatgaacaagccattgttcctcCACATTGTCGAACGTGTAAATAATGAAGTTCCATACTTTCAGCAAAGACGAAATGCTTGCGGAAGGTATGGGCTAtctgcacttcaaaagtgtacggcagctATACGTATGCTGGCATATGGTCAATCAGGAGATACATATGACGAGTATCTCCGACTTGCTGACAGTACTTCACGTTtatgtttggaaaatttcaCTAATGCAATTATAAAattgtttggagatgagtatctacgcAGCCCTACAGCTGAGGATCTTCAACGATTGCTCGGTGTTGGAGAGGTACGCGGTTTTCCAGGGATGATAggcagcatcgatt tggAGAACGAACGACACGGATACGCTCAAATTGACACATCTGAGTTCGAGTCAGGAGAGTCAAGTAGAAGTTCGAGGGTGACAAGGAGGGATAGTATTCATGTCGATATGTTAGGCATGCGCAGAGAAGTTCGAGATCCAGCGAAACATGCTCGTCTTAAAGCTGatttaatggaaaatatatGGCAAAAGTTTGGTGATGACGATGAATAA
- the LOC111208832 gene encoding glutathione S-transferase T3-like isoform X1 has protein sequence MDPFSLNSHGFVNLLASQSSPTIDVDSAEAHVSSPGLVKPAERRKWTTKEDLELISAWLNTSKDPIISNEQKLGAFWKRIEAYFNASPQLIGSLPREWGQCKQRWGRVNAEVCRFVGSHEAALKQQASGQSENDVMKAAHDIYFNDYNVKFALEHCWRELRFDQKWKSHSQPKEKKKESGAEPVAEEAEVRPPGIKACKAGKRKKPDDVAYDQIHSILANKNTISRQKILDRLLVKDTLSPSEEALKEKLISEML, from the coding sequence ATGGACCCTTTTTCCCTAAACTCTCACGGGTTTGTTAACTTGTTAGCTTCGCAGAGCAGTCCTACAATAGACGTAGACTCTGCTGAGGCACATGTTAGCTCTCCCGGGTTAGTTAAACCAGCGGAAAGGAGAAAGTGGACCACAAAAGAAGATCTTGAGTTGATTAGTGCTTGGTTGAACACCAGCAAAGATCCGATAATTAGTAATGAGCAGAAGTTAGGCGCTTTTTGGAAGAGAATTGAGGCGTACTTCAATGCTAGTCCTCAGCTCATTGGCTCCCTTCCTAGAGAGTGGGGTcaatgtaagcagaggtggggaaggGTGAATGCGGAGGTTTGTAGGTTTGTGGGTTCCCATGAGGCCGCTCTGAAGCAGCAAGCTAGTGGGCAAAGTGAAAATGATGTCATGAAGGCGGCTCATGACATCTATTTCAATGATTATAATGTCAAGTTTGCGCTTGAACATTGCTGGAGGGAACTTCGGTTTGATCAGAAGTGGAAGTCACACTCTCAGCCGAAGGAGAAAAAGAAGGAATCTGGTGCGGAGCCGGTGGCTGAGGAGGCAGAGGTTAGGCCTCCAGGCATTAAGGCTTGCAAAGCGGGGAAACGCAAGAAGCCAGACGACGTAGCTTATGATCAAATACATAGCATCCTAGCAAATAAAAACACCATTTCCAGACAAAAGATCCTTGATCGTCTGCTAGTAAAGGACACACTTTCCCCTAGTGAAGAAGCTCTCAAGGAGAAACTCATCTCTGAAATGCTTTGA
- the LOC106409484 gene encoding aldehyde oxidase GLOX1-like, whose translation MRASRSLLWKLSIIVLLAVFSQPSFSGDTGSSDETETGNGHEAAEMQPQRAGNRKGRGGRGGIAQVAEMNWPGKWELFLKSSGVSAMHAILLPLINKVQFYDATIWRISQIKLPPGVPCHVFDHVHNKVDCWAHSVLIDIESGHIRPLSLTTDTWCSSGGLTINGTLVSTGGFQGGANTARYLASCDNCNWVEYPKALAAQRWYSTQATLPDGTFIVVGGRQALNYEYILPEGMDNKKLYDSHLLKETTDREENNLYPFVWLNTDGNLFMFANNRSILLSPKTNKVIKEFPQLPGGARNYPGSASSALLPIRLYVNNPPVIPADVLICGGARQDGYFRADRLKLFDPALNDCARISLNSRRPAWKTEKMPAPRVMSDTVVLPNGEVLIINGAKHGTSGWGLAKDPNFTPLLYTPNKPIGKRFKELAASTIPRMYHSIAIALPDGKVLIGGSNTNDGYRYDVEYPTELRIEKFSPPYLDPALANMRPKIVHTDTPKQIKFGQTFNVKIELKQANVAKENVMVTMLAPPFTTHAVSMNMRLLLLGISDVKKEHGDVHQIQAVAPPSGNVAPPGYYLLYAVYNGVPSVGEWIQIV comes from the exons ATGAGAGCGTCAAGAAGCCTATTATGGAAACTATCTATCATTGTTTTGTTAGCAGTCTTTTCTCAACCATCTTTCTCAGGTGATACTGGTTCATCGGATGAAACGGAGACGGGGAACGGACATGAAGCCGCCGAGATGCAACCACAGAGAGCAGGAAACCGTAAGGGTAGAGGTGGTCGTGGCGGCATCGCCCAAGTTGCTGAGATGAATTGGCCCGGCAAATGGGAGTTATTCCTGAAGAGCTCCGGCGTATCGGCCATGCACGCTATTCTTCTGCCATTGATCAACAAAGTACAGTTTTACGACGCAACCATTTGGAGAATTTCACAAATCAAGCTCCCTCCAGGCGTACCTTGCCACGTTTTTGACCACGTCCATAATAAAGTTGATTGTTGGGCTCACTCTGTCCTAATTGATATCGAATCCGGACACATCAGGCCTCTATCG CTTACAACGGACACATGGTGTTCGTCAGGAGGACTAACCATAAACGGGACATTGGTAAGCACTGGAGGATTCCAAGGAGGAGCAAACACAGCCAGATACCTTGCTTCATGCGATAACTGCAACTGGGTGGAGTATCCAAAGGCATTAGCTGCACAGCGCTGGTACTCAACACAAGCCACTCTCCCTGATGGCACTTTTATCGTTGTTGGAGGCCGACAAGCTCTCAACTACGAGTACATCCTCCCGGAAGGAATGGACAACAAGAAACTCTACGACTCGCATCTTCTTAAAGAAACAACTGACCGAGAAGAAAACAATCTATACCCATTCGTTTGGCTCAACACTGATGGTAACCTCTTCATGTTCGCCAACAACCGTTCCATCCTTCTTAGCCCGAAAACAAATAAAGTCATCAAAGAGTTCCCTCAGCTCCCTGGCGGTGCCCGTAACTACCCTGGCTCCGCCTCCTCCGCTCTTCTACCCATCCGCCTCTACGTCAACAACCCTCCTGTCATCCCTGCTGACGTCCTTATCTGTGGCGGCGCCAGACAGGATGGATACTTCCGTGCTGACAGGTTGAAGCTTTTCGATCCGGCCTTGAATGATTGTGCAAGGATAAGCCTCAACAGTAGAAGGCCTGCATGGAAAACAGAGAAGATGCCAGCGCCGCGGGTCATGAGCGACACTGTGGTCCTCCCCAATGGGGAAGTTCTCATCATTAACGGCGCGAAACATGGAACATCTGGATGGGGCTTAGCCAAAGACCCGAACTTCACACCACTCTTGTACACTCCAAACAAACCAATAGGCAAACGTTTTAAAGAACTCGCCGCTTCCACTATCCCCCGCATGTATCATTCCATCGCTATCGCTCTTCCTGATGGTAAAGTTCTTATCGGTGGTAGCAACACCAACGATGGTTACAGGTACGACGTTGAGTACCCGACCGAGCTCCGCATCGAGAAGTTCTCACCGCCTTATCTCGACCCGGCTCTTGCCAATATGAGACCAAAGATTGTGCACACCGATACACCGAAACAGATCAAGTTTGGACAAACGTTTAACGTGAAGATCGAGCTTAAACAAGCGAATGTGGCAAAGGAGAATGTCATGGTTACAATGTTGGCACCACCGTTTACTACACATGCTGTATCGATGAACATGAGGTTGCTCTTGTTGGGTATTTCTGATGTCAAGAAGGAGCATGGTGACGTTCATCAGATTCAGGCTGTTGCTCCTCCCAGTGGAAATGTTGCTCCTCCTGGTTATTATCTTCTCTATGCTGTCTACAATGGTGTCCCAAGCGTTGGAGAATGGATTCAGATCGTGTGA
- the LOC111203253 gene encoding uncharacterized protein LOC111203253, giving the protein MSSLVPSQSFHYVSCFAVSQSLLDLGSSTLKKTFVVTARVLETTRTAFYTGGSRKSCTTTSLRHDPKKEGLSELHLAANSTCASGASFHRFPLSEFGLHLSFRSVRTFIECSGSELLLKKAQSSGVLSVSGRRSPSFSLCKRGSVSLLGGCSTPIRRTITISSPPPCATDRYPGDEVLRSWRSSAAHNFPIKLKSSEAADVSPNLSSTWARPKLFSRAPSSKTFLMRSVTSPAIKQMKLPKSLTVLLSCGTVCTGPEDATGFVSTIFRGVDWLSTSRFNVTMFQLSGCAVKFTLTHSSCSLNSLSIYPRGFSTSIIYVVLSYCFASSARIVSSSKCNPEV; this is encoded by the exons ATGTCTTCTCTCGTTCCAAGTCAAAGCTTCCATTATGTTTCTTGTTTCGCCGTTTCTCAATCATTATTGGATCTGGGGTCCTCAACATTAAAAAAGACCTTCGTGGTCACTGCTCGTGTTCTTGAGACCACCAGAACTGCATTCTACACCGGGGGTTCCCGGAAAAGCTGTACAACCACCTCTCTACGCCACGACCCGAAGAAGGAAGGGCTCTCTGAGCTTCACCTTGCAGCTAACTCCACTTGCGCAAGTGGCGCATCGTTTCACCGCTTTCCCCTCTCTGAGTTCGGACTTCACTTGAGCTTCAGATCTGTGAGGACCTTCATAGAATGTTCCGGATCTGAACTACTTTTGAAGAAAGCTCAAAGCTCAGGCGTGTTGAGCGTCTCAGGCCGCCGCAGTCCATCATTTTCGCTTTGTAAACGGGGCTCCGTTTCCTTGCTCGGCGGCTGCTCAACCCCCATCCGCCGGACCATCACGATCTCCTCTCCTCCACCCTGCGCCACAGACCGTTATCCCGGCGACGAAGTGCTTCGTAGCTGGAGAAGCTCCGCCGCACACAACTTTCCCATCAAGCTCAAATCCAGTGAGGCTGCAGACGTCAGCCCTAACCTTTCTTCTACATGGGCCAGGCCCAAGTTGTTTTCAAGAG CACCATCATCAAAGACCTTTCTCATGAGAAGTGTCACCTCTCCTGCAATAAAGCAGATGAAATTGCCAAAATCCCTAACCGTTTTGTTATCTTGCGGAACGGTCTGTACGGGGCCTGAAGATGCAACGGGTTTCGTTTCGACGATATTCCGAGGTGTGGATTGGCTATCAACGTCACGATTTAATGTGACTATGTTTCAACTTTCCGGCTGTGCCGTGAAATTTACCTTGACGCATTCGAGTTGTTCTCTGAATTCGCTGTCGATTTATCCTAGAGGTTTCTCTACATCTATCATTTATGTTGTATTGTCTTACTGTTTTGCTTCTAGTGCTAGGATTGTCTCTTCTTCAAAGTGTAATCCGGAAGTTTAA
- the LOC111208832 gene encoding uncharacterized protein LOC111208832 isoform X2 produces MDPADERSHSKRQKEYFDMLQYTCDSEYGIPRRCSCGGRIIDEVRAKEEYDTLPGKRFFTCVNYEADGFHYRQPWVFGVQEQMERLLKRLEEAEEVMKWVPSLKNNIQTLEVSK; encoded by the exons ATGGATCCCGCGGATGAGAGAAGCCATTCAAAGAGACAAAAGGAGTATTTTGACATGCTACAATATACTTGTGATTCAGAATATGGGATTCCTAGAAGGTGTTCCTGTGGTGGGAGAATCATCGACGAGGTTCGAGCCAAGGAGGAGTACGACACTCTTCCTGGGAAGAGGTTCTTCACGTGCGTCAACTACGAG gctgatgggtttcACTACCGTCAGCCTTGGGTGTTTGGTGTCCAGGAGCAGATGGAACGCTTACTCAAGCGTCTTGAGGAGGCAGAGGAGGTGATGAAGTGGGTGCCGAGTCTCAAAAACAATATTCAGACTCTGGAGGTGAGTAAATGA